One genomic window of Monodelphis domestica isolate mMonDom1 chromosome 1, mMonDom1.pri, whole genome shotgun sequence includes the following:
- the LOC100028963 gene encoding olfactory receptor 4N5-like: MELENSTVTEFILLGLTQSQEIQLLVFVLIFSFYMVILPGNLLIIITIRSDPALTAPLYFFLGNLAFLDASYSFIVAPKMLVDFLYEKKTISYQGCITQLFFLHFLGVGEMFLLVVMAFDRYIAICQPLRYAVIMNRQVCYALLLALWIGGFTHSIVQVALIVRLPFCGPNQLDNFFCDVPQIIKLACTDTFVVELLMVSNSGLLTLLCFLGLLTSYAVILFRVRGSSSEGKSKALSTCTTHVIIVFLMFGPAIFIYTRPFRTFPADKVVALFHTVIFPLLNPVIYTLRNQEVKSSMKKLVNRQVLCGVE, from the coding sequence ATGGAGCTGGAGAACAGCACAGTGACTGAATTCATTCTTCTGGGTCTAACTCAATCTCAAGAGATTCAACTCTTAGTCTTTGTATTGATCTTCTCATTCTATATGGTTATACTTCCTGGTAACCTTCTCATCATCATTACCATCCGATCAGATCCTGCTCTCACAGCACCTCTATATTTCTTCTTGGGAAATCTGGCTTTCTTGGATGCTTCTTATTCCTTTATTGTAGCCCCAAAGATGCTGGTAGATTTTTTGTATGAGAAGAAAACCATCTCTTATCAAGGGTGCATCACTCAGCTCTTCTTCTTACATTTCCTTGGAGTAGGTGAGATGTTCCTCCTTGTTGTGATGGCCTTTGACCGCTACATTGCCATCTGCCAACCATTACGCTATGCAGTCATCATGAACCGCCAGGTCTGCTATGCCCTGTTGCTGGCCCTGTGGATTGGGGGTTTTACACACTCCATTGTGCAGGTGGCTCTCATTGTTCGCCTGCCTTTCTGTGGCCCAAATCAGCTAGACAACTTCTTCTGTGATGTCCCACAGATCATCAAGCTGGCCTGCACTGACACCTTTGTGGTAGAGCTTCTGATGGTATCCAATAGTGGACTGCTCACCCTGCTATGCTTCCTGGGTTTGCTGACATCCTATGCAGTCATCCTCTTCCGAGTTAGAGGATCTTCTTCTGAGGGGAAGAGCAAGGCTTTGTCCACTTGTACCACTCATGTTATCATTGTATTCCTGATGTTTGGACCTGCCATCTTTATTTACACCCGCCCTTTTAGGACCTTCCCAGCAGACAAAGTGGTTGCCCTCTTTCATACTGTCATCTTTCCTTTACTGAATCCTGTGATTTATACCCTGAGAAACCAGGAAGTGAAGTCTTCAATGAAGAAGTTGGTGAACAGGCAGGTCCTTTGTGGAGTAGAATGA